Proteins encoded within one genomic window of Micromonospora halotolerans:
- a CDS encoding putative leader peptide, with amino-acid sequence MSQRDELLLTARVHVDLVRHASALC; translated from the coding sequence ATGTCGCAGCGGGACGAGCTTCTCCTCACCGCTCGCGTGCACGTCGACCTGGTCCGGCACGCGAGCGCGCTCTGTTGA
- a CDS encoding VOC family protein — MGIHRLNHAVLYVRDLDRSVAFYRDVLGFRPVPMTPDGFRGAAFLQAPDSTNDHDLGLFEIGAAAGPSPAGRATVGLYHLAWELDTLDELAATAERLAAAGALVGTSDHGTTKSLYGRDPDGLEFEIVWIVPAALLDDAALAARKRIGRLDLDRERQRYGGQTRGGVGISVPA; from the coding sequence ATGGGAATCCACCGCCTCAACCACGCCGTCCTCTACGTCCGTGACCTCGACCGCAGCGTCGCCTTCTACCGCGACGTGCTCGGCTTCCGCCCGGTGCCGATGACGCCGGACGGCTTCCGGGGCGCCGCGTTCCTCCAGGCGCCCGACTCCACCAACGACCACGACCTCGGGCTGTTCGAGATCGGCGCGGCCGCCGGACCCTCGCCGGCCGGCCGGGCCACCGTCGGCCTCTACCACCTCGCCTGGGAGTTGGACACCCTGGACGAGCTGGCCGCCACCGCCGAGCGGCTGGCCGCCGCCGGCGCCCTGGTGGGCACCTCGGACCACGGGACCACCAAGAGCCTCTACGGCCGCGACCCCGACGGGCTGGAGTTCGAGATCGTGTGGATCGTTCCGGCCGCCCTGCTCGACGACGCGGCCCTCGCCGCCCGCAAGCGGATCGGCCGGCTCGACCTGGACCGCGAGCGGCAGCGCTACGGCGGCCAGACCCGCGGCGGCGTGGGGATCTCCGTTCCGGCCTGA
- a CDS encoding MarR family winged helix-turn-helix transcriptional regulator, producing the protein MAVMTRWLDPDEQRTWRAFLTASRALMDTLDRELQRDAGMPHAYYEILVRLSEAPDRRLRMSDLADATGSSRSRLSHAAARLEAAGWIRREECPTDRRGQLAVLTDAGFATLAAAAPGHVAGVRRHLFDALSPAQVDQLRRISETLADHLTGSRPN; encoded by the coding sequence ATGGCCGTCATGACCCGGTGGCTGGACCCCGACGAGCAGCGGACCTGGCGGGCGTTCCTCACCGCCTCCCGCGCGCTGATGGACACCCTCGACCGCGAGCTGCAACGCGACGCCGGGATGCCGCACGCCTACTACGAGATCCTGGTCCGGCTCTCCGAGGCCCCCGACCGGCGGCTGCGGATGAGCGACCTGGCCGACGCCACCGGCTCCTCCCGCAGCCGCCTCTCGCACGCCGCCGCCCGCCTGGAGGCCGCCGGGTGGATCCGCCGGGAGGAGTGCCCTACCGACCGGCGCGGCCAGCTCGCCGTCCTCACCGACGCGGGCTTCGCCACCCTGGCCGCCGCCGCGCCCGGCCACGTCGCCGGGGTACGCCGGCACCTGTTCGACGCGCTCAGCCCGGCCCAGGTCGACCAGCTCCGGCGGATCAGCGAGACCCTCGCCGACCACCTGACCGGATCGCGACCAAACTGA
- a CDS encoding ABC transporter substrate-binding protein — MPSTRQSPRRTLAAAVTLLALTAAAGCGADGAGGRQTTELRYQGSVGQVTLPELAADLGYLGDVRLDWIGNVTGGPADIQATATGQTDFGGAFNGAIVKLRAAHAPITAVVAYYGSDAQTFQGYYVLQDSPIRGPRDLIGKKVGMNTLGAHAEAVLKTWLVKGGLTPAEIAKVELVALPPVNTEQSLRQKQIDVAVLGGVIRDKAVAAGGVRTVFTDYELLGAFSGGSYVFRDDFMRRNPATVRAFVSAVGKAVEWARTQPRETVVARLEAIIAKRGRNEDPSLVRYWKSTGVAGTGGVIRDREFGTWIDWLADSGELKGARPKPADLYTNRFNEFAAGGGGA, encoded by the coding sequence ATGCCCTCGACCCGTCAGTCGCCGCGGCGTACCCTCGCCGCCGCCGTCACCCTGCTCGCCCTCACCGCCGCCGCGGGCTGCGGCGCCGACGGCGCCGGCGGCCGGCAGACCACCGAGCTGCGCTACCAGGGCTCGGTCGGCCAGGTGACCCTTCCCGAACTCGCCGCCGACCTCGGCTACCTCGGCGACGTCAGGCTCGACTGGATCGGCAACGTCACCGGCGGCCCCGCCGACATCCAGGCCACCGCCACCGGCCAGACCGACTTCGGCGGCGCCTTCAACGGCGCCATCGTCAAGCTCCGGGCCGCGCACGCGCCGATCACCGCCGTGGTGGCCTACTACGGCTCCGACGCGCAGACCTTCCAGGGCTACTACGTGCTGCAGGACAGCCCGATCCGCGGCCCCCGCGACCTGATCGGGAAGAAGGTCGGCATGAACACGCTCGGCGCGCACGCCGAGGCGGTGCTCAAGACCTGGCTCGTCAAGGGCGGACTGACCCCCGCCGAGATCGCCAAGGTCGAACTGGTCGCGCTGCCCCCGGTCAACACCGAGCAGTCGCTGCGGCAGAAGCAGATCGACGTCGCCGTGCTCGGCGGCGTCATCCGCGACAAGGCGGTCGCGGCCGGCGGCGTCCGCACCGTCTTCACCGACTACGAGCTGCTCGGCGCGTTCAGCGGGGGCAGCTACGTCTTCCGGGACGACTTCATGAGGCGCAACCCGGCCACCGTCCGGGCGTTCGTCAGCGCGGTGGGCAAGGCCGTCGAGTGGGCCCGCACCCAGCCCCGCGAGACCGTCGTGGCCCGGCTGGAGGCGATCATCGCGAAGCGCGGCCGCAACGAGGACCCCTCGCTGGTGCGGTACTGGAAGTCCACCGGCGTCGCCGGCACGGGCGGCGTGATCAGAGACCGCGAGTTCGGCACCTGGATCGACTGGCTGGCCGACTCGGGCGAGCTGAAGGGCGCCCGGCCGAAGCCCGCCGACCTCTACACGAACCGGTTCAACGAGTTCGCCGCCGGTGGGGGTGGCGCGTGA
- a CDS encoding DUF4236 domain-containing protein, which produces MGIQFRKRKKYGPVILHFTENGFSSWSLKIGRWSWNSNTRAHRVDLPGPLSWKQDKTRA; this is translated from the coding sequence ATGGGCATCCAGTTCCGCAAGCGCAAGAAGTACGGTCCGGTGATCCTCCACTTCACGGAGAACGGCTTCTCGTCCTGGAGCCTCAAGATCGGCCGGTGGTCGTGGAACTCCAACACCCGCGCCCACCGCGTGGACCTGCCGGGGCCGCTCTCCTGGAAGCAGGACAAGACCCGGGCGTGA
- a CDS encoding potassium channel family protein: MADQSFRRERRRAAAAVALLLLAYFVVPVEPDPNGLRLALRSAGTLILVLVVAFLVTGQVRRQLAATPPTGDAETRALIRLTVALIAGLLVFALADYVVANSRPAEFSGLRTRIDALYFALATLTTVGYGDVNAEGQIARVVVCAQMVFSIGVIATGASMVVRQMSQRPRPTRR, from the coding sequence GTGGCGGACCAGTCCTTCCGGCGGGAGCGGCGGCGGGCCGCGGCGGCCGTCGCGCTGCTGCTGCTCGCCTACTTCGTGGTCCCCGTCGAGCCGGACCCGAACGGCCTGCGCCTCGCCCTGCGTTCCGCCGGCACCCTGATCCTCGTGCTCGTGGTCGCGTTCCTGGTCACCGGCCAGGTACGCCGCCAGCTCGCCGCCACCCCACCGACGGGTGACGCGGAGACCCGGGCGCTGATCCGGCTCACCGTCGCCCTGATCGCCGGGCTGCTGGTCTTCGCCCTGGCCGACTACGTGGTGGCGAACAGCCGACCGGCCGAGTTCAGCGGCCTGCGCACCCGGATCGACGCGCTCTACTTCGCGCTCGCCACGCTCACCACGGTCGGCTACGGCGACGTCAACGCCGAGGGGCAGATCGCCCGGGTGGTGGTCTGCGCGCAGATGGTGTTCAGCATCGGGGTGATCGCCACCGGGGCGTCCATGGTGGTCAGGCAGATGTCCCAGCGGCCCCGCCCGACACGGCGCTGA
- a CDS encoding tetratricopeptide repeat protein, with translation MSSGFADLTVQAHHLVSEGDLTGAQQLLADALSDADPRPANASAELAEAAGLQARVLVALGEPHSARGWAAFAYAATTRLFGRSDDRTVTAAATLAAVLHRVGSDARAARLYSDVIIELTARDGPESQRVLAAHADLATVEYARGQCDVARDRLQDAWELHHEVYGDGHPSGIKMLAKLGAMERDCGRYAESHEHLTLAEELCREHLAADDPLCTQVAGLVRAAADPDHVCGAAEPPPRETPVVPAARVPPPAEGPPDLPPYQPPTLDDPVETPLYRPPDRAEGPHVPTPRTPPDADDEAFADYPWPPDEPADEPWRPGESALPPTVVGLTDSEPAGVRRVSPAAEPEAPSRYLPVHVPRPPTAERRNTPWLPLVVAGVVVALLLGTIAVIAGVSRVDGGRDSPAPAPTGRASSAGPTAGTPIAAPAATPGTPPGQLALTDRRDSIVLSWTYPAGAEGPVVIAGGRSGQPQRTFLTLPAGSVDYIAYGLDRTTDYCFTVALVWSTDSVARTGPVCTKRRR, from the coding sequence GTGTCCTCCGGCTTCGCTGACCTGACTGTCCAGGCGCACCACCTGGTGTCCGAAGGCGACCTCACCGGTGCCCAGCAACTGCTCGCCGACGCCCTGAGCGACGCCGATCCCCGCCCCGCCAACGCCTCCGCCGAGCTGGCCGAGGCCGCCGGCCTGCAGGCCCGGGTGCTCGTGGCGCTCGGCGAACCGCACTCCGCGCGCGGCTGGGCCGCGTTCGCGTACGCGGCGACCACCCGGCTGTTCGGGCGCTCCGACGATCGCACGGTCACCGCCGCCGCGACCCTGGCCGCCGTGCTGCACCGGGTCGGCAGCGACGCCCGCGCCGCGCGGCTCTACTCCGACGTCATCATCGAGCTGACCGCCCGCGACGGGCCGGAGTCGCAGCGGGTGCTGGCCGCGCACGCCGACCTGGCCACCGTGGAATACGCCCGCGGCCAGTGCGACGTGGCCCGCGACCGGTTGCAGGACGCCTGGGAGCTGCACCACGAGGTCTACGGCGACGGCCACCCCAGCGGCATCAAGATGCTGGCCAAGCTCGGCGCCATGGAACGCGACTGCGGCCGCTATGCCGAGTCCCACGAGCACCTGACCCTCGCCGAGGAGCTGTGCCGGGAGCACCTGGCCGCGGACGACCCGCTGTGCACCCAGGTCGCCGGGCTGGTCCGGGCCGCCGCCGACCCGGACCACGTCTGCGGCGCGGCGGAGCCACCGCCCCGGGAGACCCCGGTGGTGCCGGCCGCCCGCGTCCCCCCGCCCGCCGAGGGGCCACCCGACCTGCCGCCCTACCAGCCGCCGACGCTCGACGACCCGGTCGAGACGCCGCTCTACCGCCCGCCGGACCGGGCCGAGGGCCCGCACGTGCCGACGCCCCGCACCCCGCCCGACGCGGACGACGAGGCGTTCGCCGACTACCCGTGGCCGCCGGACGAGCCGGCCGACGAGCCCTGGCGGCCCGGGGAGAGCGCGCTGCCGCCGACCGTGGTCGGGCTGACCGACTCCGAGCCGGCGGGCGTACGCCGGGTGTCCCCGGCCGCCGAGCCCGAGGCGCCGTCGCGCTACCTGCCGGTGCACGTGCCCCGGCCGCCCACCGCCGAGCGCCGGAACACGCCGTGGCTGCCACTCGTGGTGGCCGGGGTGGTGGTGGCGCTGCTGCTCGGCACCATCGCGGTGATCGCCGGGGTGTCCCGGGTGGACGGCGGGCGGGACAGCCCGGCGCCCGCGCCGACCGGGCGGGCCTCCTCGGCGGGTCCCACCGCCGGCACGCCGATCGCCGCGCCGGCCGCCACGCCGGGCACCCCGCCCGGGCAGCTCGCCCTGACCGACCGGCGGGACAGCATCGTGCTGAGCTGGACCTACCCGGCCGGGGCCGAGGGGCCCGTGGTGATCGCCGGTGGTCGCTCCGGGCAGCCGCAGCGCACCTTCCTGACCCTGCCCGCCGGCTCCGTCGACTACATCGCCTACGGCCTCGACCGCACCACCGACTACTGCTTCACGGTCGCGCTGGTCTGGTCCACCGACAGCGTCGCGCGGACCGGCCCGGTCTGCACGAAACGGCGCCGCTGA